A single region of the Anaerostipes rhamnosivorans genome encodes:
- the ilvN gene encoding acetolactate synthase small subunit, whose amino-acid sequence MKQIVLSIVAENNPGVLSRISGLFSRRGYNIDSITACKTQDEKFSRMTIAVSGDDTILAQIKNQLIKLEDVIRLVELEDPTSVCRELILVKVRTGKAEKQEIITIADIFRAKVVDVAKDSLMIELTGNVNKIEAFISLLEDFDILELVRTGLTGLSRGETVPRLVK is encoded by the coding sequence ATGAAACAAATTGTATTATCGATTGTAGCTGAAAATAATCCAGGAGTGCTCAGCCGTATTTCCGGATTGTTCAGCCGCAGAGGTTATAATATTGACAGTATTACAGCCTGCAAGACACAGGATGAGAAGTTTTCAAGAATGACCATCGCAGTGAGCGGGGATGACACCATCCTGGCTCAGATCAAGAACCAGCTGATCAAGCTTGAGGATGTCATAAGACTTGTGGAACTTGAAGACCCCACATCTGTCTGCAGGGAACTGATTTTGGTCAAGGTCCGTACAGGCAAGGCTGAAAAGCAGGAGATCATCACGATTGCTGATATATTCAGAGCGAAAGTTGTGGATGTGGCAAAGGATTCACTGATGATTGAACTCACCGGAAATGTCAATAAGATTGAAGCTTTCATAAGTTTACTGGAAGATTTTGATATTCTGGAACTTGTGAGAACAGGGCTTACCGGTCTGTCCCGCGGGGAAACCGTGCCGAGACTTGTCAAGTAG
- the ilvC gene encoding ketol-acid reductoisomerase codes for MAKIYYQEDCNLSLLDGKTIAVIGYGSQGHAHALNAKESGCNVIIGLYEGSKSWKRAEEQGFEVYTAAEAAKKADIIMILINDEKQATMYKNDIEPNLEAGNMLMFAHGFNIHFGCIVPPKDVDVTMIAPKGPGHTVRSEYEEGKGVPCLVAVEQDATGKALDTALAYALAIGGARAGVLETTFRTETETDLFGEQAVLCGGVCALMQAGFETLVEAGYDPRNAYFECIHEMKLIVDLIYQSGFSGMRYSISNTAEYGDYITGPKIITEDTKKAMKKILSDIQDGTFAKDFLVDMSDAGSQVHFKAMRKLASEHSSEVVGEEIRSLYSWSDEDKLINN; via the coding sequence ATGGCAAAGATTTATTATCAAGAAGACTGTAACTTATCACTTTTAGACGGAAAGACCATCGCCGTGATCGGTTACGGAAGTCAGGGACATGCACACGCCCTTAATGCAAAAGAATCCGGATGCAACGTCATCATCGGATTATATGAAGGAAGCAAATCCTGGAAGAGAGCAGAAGAGCAGGGATTTGAAGTATATACAGCCGCTGAAGCTGCCAAAAAAGCAGATATCATCATGATCCTGATCAACGATGAAAAACAGGCTACAATGTACAAGAATGACATCGAACCTAACTTAGAAGCAGGAAACATGTTAATGTTCGCTCATGGTTTCAATATCCATTTTGGATGCATCGTGCCTCCAAAAGACGTGGATGTAACAATGATCGCTCCAAAAGGACCTGGACACACTGTAAGAAGCGAATACGAAGAAGGAAAAGGTGTTCCTTGTTTAGTAGCTGTAGAGCAGGATGCTACTGGCAAAGCATTAGATACAGCTTTAGCGTATGCGTTGGCTATCGGTGGAGCAAGAGCAGGAGTTCTTGAGACAACCTTCAGAACAGAGACAGAGACAGACTTATTCGGTGAGCAGGCAGTACTGTGCGGCGGTGTTTGTGCGTTAATGCAGGCTGGTTTTGAGACATTAGTAGAAGCTGGATATGATCCGAGAAATGCATACTTTGAGTGTATCCATGAGATGAAGCTCATCGTTGACCTGATCTACCAGTCAGGATTCTCAGGAATGAGATATTCTATCTCTAATACTGCAGAATATGGTGATTACATCACAGGACCTAAGATCATCACAGAAGACACAAAGAAGGCAATGAAGAAGATCCTCTCCGACATCCAGGACGGAACTTTCGCAAAAGACTTCTTAGTAGATATGTCTGACGCAGGAAGCCAGGTTCACTTCAAGGCTATGAGAAAGTTAGCATCTGAGCATTCTTCAGAAGTAGTTGGAGAAGAGATCAGAAGCTTATACAGCTGGTCTGACGAAGACAAACTGATCAATAACTAA
- a CDS encoding GyrI-like domain-containing protein translates to MAAKKSALLKDALQKDFSQIEILKTPAQYYIATHSSSADDKIVAIKISELLMHCDKLGIKSPYNIGFLQSAVDIHQGIYDNYLHVYMLFDTPPKKITYTTKPEGHYLYAYHHGHWDTIGETYYKILAYSEEHKLTLGTSFYETTILDELTRSGYDNYETQISVQIMDMDK, encoded by the coding sequence GTGGCTGCAAAAAAATCTGCCCTGCTAAAAGATGCTTTGCAAAAAGATTTCAGCCAGATCGAAATCTTAAAAACACCGGCTCAATACTATATTGCCACACATTCTTCTTCCGCAGATGATAAGATTGTGGCAATTAAGATCAGTGAACTTTTGATGCACTGTGATAAGCTTGGTATCAAAAGCCCATATAACATTGGTTTTCTCCAAAGTGCAGTGGATATTCATCAAGGTATCTATGATAATTACCTGCATGTGTACATGTTGTTTGATACCCCTCCTAAGAAGATCACTTATACAACGAAACCGGAGGGTCATTATCTATATGCCTATCATCATGGTCATTGGGATACGATCGGAGAAACTTATTATAAAATCTTAGCATATTCGGAGGAACATAAGCTTACGTTGGGAACTTCTTTTTATGAGACGACAATTCTTGATGAACTGACTCGTTCCGGTTACGATAATTATGAGACACAAATTTCTGTTCAGATTATGGACATGGATAAATAA
- a CDS encoding MerR family transcriptional regulator: MINKDLYLSTGEFAKVAGVTKHTLFHYDDIGLFSPEVKLENNYRYYSISQLEVFDVIFTLRQLGVPLSDIKEYLDHKSPEALFTLLEREEHSIDQKIRKLKTTKKWLQKNLPC, from the coding sequence ATGATTAATAAAGATTTATATTTATCCACTGGTGAATTTGCAAAAGTAGCCGGTGTCACAAAACATACGTTATTTCACTATGACGATATCGGCCTGTTTTCCCCTGAAGTAAAACTGGAAAATAACTACCGATACTATTCTATTTCGCAGTTAGAAGTGTTTGATGTCATCTTTACACTGCGCCAGCTGGGTGTTCCCCTGTCAGATATTAAAGAATATCTCGATCACAAAAGCCCTGAAGCCCTGTTTACGCTTTTGGAGAGAGAGGAACATTCCATTGATCAGAAGATCCGTAAATTAAAAACCACAAAAAAGTGGCTGCAAAAAAATCTGCCCTGCTAA
- a CDS encoding MATE family efflux transporter, whose product MTKSIGQDFKLFSLLKFALPSMIMMVFMSLYTIIDGVFISRLIGSDALSATNIVYPAINVLIAVGIMLSTGGSAIIAKKIGERKSGEARKNFSLIVATGAAFGAAALILGNMGITPLIKMLGATDRIFELCRTYLSVLLYFAPMCVLQLLFQMLFVTAGRPGIGLVTTIVGGITNAVLDYVFMGPLQMGIAGAALATGLGQAVPAVIGVVYFFAVKEELYFVKPNIDLKVLKYSCLNGSSEMVTNLCTAMVTFLFNIMILKLAGEEGVAAMTIVLYGQFLFNALYLGFSMGIGPVFSFNYGSGNRKLLRRIFRICILFIAVSAVIVTIAALSGASLIVEIFTPKESGTYDLARRGFFLFSFNYLFAGMNIFASAMFTAFSNGKISAIISFMRTFVFIIGSILILPRIMGIDGIWLAVPLAELLTILGSVWFFWKMKDVYHYAGKGAGNDLGKKQKYNV is encoded by the coding sequence ATGACAAAATCAATCGGACAGGACTTTAAGTTGTTCTCACTGCTGAAGTTTGCGCTGCCGTCTATGATCATGATGGTATTTATGTCATTATATACAATTATAGACGGAGTATTTATTTCAAGACTGATAGGAAGTGATGCATTATCAGCTACCAATATTGTATATCCGGCCATCAATGTATTGATCGCAGTTGGTATTATGCTGTCAACGGGAGGCAGTGCAATTATTGCAAAGAAAATTGGAGAACGAAAATCAGGGGAAGCCAGAAAGAATTTCTCCTTGATCGTAGCGACGGGGGCAGCCTTTGGCGCTGCGGCTCTTATTTTAGGAAATATGGGGATCACTCCATTGATTAAAATGCTGGGTGCAACAGATCGTATATTTGAATTGTGCAGAACATATCTAAGTGTATTACTTTATTTTGCACCAATGTGTGTATTGCAGCTTCTATTCCAAATGTTATTTGTAACCGCAGGAAGACCAGGAATCGGACTTGTCACAACGATTGTTGGAGGCATTACGAACGCAGTGCTTGATTATGTATTTATGGGACCTCTTCAGATGGGGATAGCCGGTGCAGCTCTTGCAACCGGTTTAGGGCAGGCAGTTCCGGCTGTGATCGGTGTAGTTTATTTTTTCGCTGTAAAAGAAGAGCTGTACTTTGTGAAGCCCAACATAGATCTGAAGGTACTAAAATATAGTTGTCTGAATGGTTCTTCTGAAATGGTGACAAATCTATGCACTGCTATGGTGACTTTCTTATTTAATATCATGATCCTGAAGCTGGCAGGAGAAGAAGGTGTTGCCGCAATGACAATTGTATTGTATGGGCAGTTTCTGTTTAATGCGTTATATCTGGGATTTTCAATGGGGATTGGACCGGTGTTCAGTTTCAATTATGGGAGTGGAAATAGGAAACTGCTCCGAAGGATATTCCGCATCTGCATCCTGTTTATCGCAGTATCGGCGGTCATTGTAACGATAGCGGCATTGTCCGGAGCCTCACTGATTGTAGAGATATTTACACCGAAAGAGTCCGGCACTTATGATTTAGCAAGGAGAGGATTCTTCTTATTCTCGTTTAATTATCTGTTTGCCGGAATGAATATATTTGCATCAGCCATGTTTACGGCTTTTTCCAACGGTAAAATATCAGCAATCATATCATTTATGCGAACCTTCGTATTTATTATAGGCAGTATTTTGATCCTGCCGCGCATAATGGGAATAGACGGCATATGGCTGGCAGTACCTTTAGCAGAATTACTGACGATTCTGGGTTCGGTCTGGTTCTTTTGGAAGATGAAGGATGTGTATCATTATGCCGGAAAAGGCGCAGGCAATGATTTAGGAAAAAAGCAAAAATATAATGTATAA
- a CDS encoding DeoR/GlpR family DNA-binding transcription regulator: MKHKERQLQILNLLNEEKEVSVEELAEKFDVSASTIRRELNIMNQLGLIIRTHGGALAQVNKNDEILDHTKRKFHNYHEKMEIAKKAASYVKDNEFVFLHSSSITDLMPPFLTARNITVATNSLNIAKSLADADDCQLIVVGGLYYKFAEAVEGMMTVEQIQSMHFKKAFLGANGVDLQMGFSTITEYELGSKIATVASSDETFFLCEHQKFDRKSAFQIVDFRSVNHIITDSKVSDHLYNKYCTACHIIVAGSRGHI, translated from the coding sequence ATGAAACATAAAGAAAGACAGCTGCAGATCTTAAATCTGTTAAACGAAGAAAAAGAAGTATCGGTAGAGGAGCTGGCTGAAAAGTTTGATGTCTCTGCTTCTACCATACGGAGGGAATTAAACATTATGAACCAGCTGGGGCTCATCATACGGACCCACGGCGGGGCATTGGCACAGGTGAACAAAAACGATGAGATTCTGGACCACACAAAAAGAAAATTCCATAATTACCACGAAAAAATGGAAATCGCAAAAAAAGCTGCCTCTTATGTAAAAGACAACGAATTTGTCTTTCTCCACAGCAGTTCCATCACGGATCTGATGCCGCCGTTTTTGACCGCTAGAAATATCACGGTGGCGACCAATTCTCTAAATATTGCAAAAAGCCTGGCAGACGCTGATGACTGCCAGCTGATCGTTGTGGGTGGTCTTTATTATAAATTTGCAGAAGCCGTGGAAGGAATGATGACTGTAGAACAGATCCAGTCCATGCATTTTAAAAAGGCATTTTTGGGTGCCAACGGAGTGGATCTTCAGATGGGTTTTTCAACCATAACAGAATATGAATTGGGAAGTAAAATTGCGACCGTTGCTTCTTCAGATGAGACATTCTTTTTGTGTGAGCACCAGAAATTTGATAGAAAGTCGGCGTTCCAGATTGTTGATTTCAGATCGGTGAATCACATTATAACGGATTCAAAGGTGTCAGATCATTTATACAACAAGTATTGTACTGCCTGCCATATTATTGTGGCTGGCAGCCGCGGCCATATATAA
- a CDS encoding PTS sugar transporter subunit IIA: MVGILVATHGRFAEGLLNAVELIAGKQEKTGTIGLFHGDGIWEFEDRMKMLIRELDDGDGVLVFVDILGGSPANTVMKCLSMNHEIRAIAGVNMGMLVQAVMMRDGTSLEDLCDICEEAGKQDPVLLHKRFEELMAEASEMDDEI; the protein is encoded by the coding sequence ATGGTTGGAATTTTAGTGGCAACCCACGGCAGGTTCGCAGAAGGGCTGTTAAACGCTGTGGAATTGATTGCAGGTAAGCAGGAAAAAACCGGGACCATAGGATTGTTTCACGGGGACGGCATCTGGGAATTTGAGGACAGAATGAAAATGCTCATCCGTGAACTGGATGACGGGGACGGAGTGCTGGTATTTGTGGACATTCTGGGAGGGAGCCCGGCAAACACCGTCATGAAATGTCTTTCCATGAATCATGAAATACGCGCGATCGCTGGCGTTAACATGGGAATGCTTGTCCAGGCGGTTATGATGAGGGACGGAACAAGCCTTGAGGATCTATGTGATATTTGTGAAGAGGCGGGAAAACAAGATCCTGTTCTGTTACATAAAAGATTTGAAGAACTCATGGCAGAAGCATCGGAAATGGATGATGAGATTTAG
- a CDS encoding PTS sugar transporter subunit IIB → MKEIVLTRIDDRLIHGQVMTSWLNYTGANKIMVIDDQTAGDPFMKTVLKNAVPSNVGLGLFTVPRAAARLKTGFKPGDKVIILVKYPDTVLSLIEEGVAFEHLNIGGMGAAPGREKFYKNISATEEEKEIVKKIIQSGCKTEIQIIAEDAKVDVSKLL, encoded by the coding sequence ATGAAAGAAATCGTATTGACAAGGATTGATGACCGGCTGATCCACGGACAGGTAATGACTTCATGGTTAAACTATACAGGCGCAAATAAAATCATGGTGATTGATGACCAGACCGCAGGGGATCCGTTCATGAAAACCGTATTAAAAAATGCAGTGCCGTCCAACGTGGGACTCGGACTGTTTACGGTTCCCAGAGCGGCAGCCAGGTTAAAGACAGGCTTTAAGCCGGGGGACAAAGTCATTATCCTGGTCAAGTATCCGGACACGGTGCTTTCATTGATCGAAGAGGGGGTGGCATTTGAGCATTTAAACATCGGAGGAATGGGGGCAGCTCCGGGAAGAGAAAAATTCTACAAAAATATTTCTGCCACAGAGGAAGAAAAGGAGATCGTAAAAAAGATCATCCAATCCGGCTGTAAGACAGAAATACAAATTATCGCAGAGGATGCAAAAGTTGATGTTTCAAAATTACTTTAA
- a CDS encoding PTS mannose/fructose/sorbose/N-acetylgalactosamine transporter subunit IIC, which translates to MNISLWQAILIGVVYYLGITGTPWLTALGSTIIQKPLVAGVLVGCIMGDPVQGAIIGAAIQLPFIAYISAGGAPPTDPGLAGTLGTALAIAGGVKPTAAIALAVPIGLLGTIIWVIHMTVDVFFVHAIDRAAAEGNMKKAKFLHIVPPQIFAFIIGCIPVALGCYYGSGVVTNIIQALEGRPLQALEVIGGLLPAIGIAMNLRAISKPGILLWYILGFIVAVYLNLETMPIAIIAGIVAYIYTSIIAKIDETGVPAMAGGPDPDDDFDDDFE; encoded by the coding sequence ATGAATATTTCATTATGGCAGGCAATCTTAATCGGTGTTGTCTATTATCTGGGAATCACAGGAACTCCCTGGCTTACAGCTTTGGGAAGCACCATCATCCAAAAGCCTTTGGTGGCAGGTGTGCTGGTAGGATGTATTATGGGGGATCCGGTACAGGGAGCGATCATCGGAGCGGCAATCCAGCTGCCGTTCATCGCTTATATTTCAGCAGGAGGAGCCCCTCCTACAGACCCGGGTCTTGCAGGAACTTTGGGAACGGCATTGGCCATTGCAGGAGGGGTTAAGCCTACGGCAGCTATTGCTCTGGCAGTTCCCATCGGACTTTTAGGGACCATTATTTGGGTGATCCATATGACCGTGGATGTCTTCTTTGTCCATGCCATTGACCGGGCTGCGGCTGAAGGAAATATGAAAAAGGCAAAATTTTTACATATTGTACCGCCTCAAATCTTTGCTTTTATCATCGGATGTATCCCAGTGGCTCTGGGCTGTTATTACGGGTCAGGAGTTGTGACAAACATTATCCAGGCACTGGAGGGCAGGCCGCTGCAGGCTTTGGAGGTCATCGGGGGACTTCTGCCGGCTATCGGTATCGCCATGAATCTGCGTGCCATAAGCAAACCAGGCATTCTCCTATGGTACATCTTGGGATTTATCGTCGCAGTATATCTGAATCTTGAAACTATGCCAATCGCCATCATCGCAGGTATCGTCGCGTACATCTATACATCCATCATAGCAAAGATCGATGAGACCGGAGTGCCGGCCATGGCAGGCGGGCCGGATCCGGATGACGACTTTGACGATGATTTTGAATAA
- a CDS encoding PTS system mannose/fructose/sorbose family transporter subunit IID — MAEKRVALSKKDVVKAFWKWTFFSHSNYNYERLQASGVLQSMSHLPEKLYPDSPEEQKKFMERHMAFYNTEPHFGGIVNGMVIAMEEERANGAEITDDAINSVKTGLMGPMAGIGDTLWQGTLTPILLAVGISIASGGNVMGAVAFSALMAAIMLPIAYFMYMRGYKTGKTGVEAILSGGKMKQLISAASIMGATVLGSLTANYVSAASTMKIKVGATKLALQADVLDKLLKGMLPLGITLLTLYLLKDKKMKSTTVMLILAVLGAVLGLTGILG, encoded by the coding sequence ATGGCAGAAAAAAGAGTAGCATTGAGCAAAAAAGATGTAGTGAAGGCATTTTGGAAATGGACGTTTTTTTCACATTCCAACTATAATTACGAACGGCTTCAGGCCAGCGGTGTTTTACAGTCCATGTCCCATCTTCCGGAAAAATTATATCCGGACAGCCCGGAAGAACAGAAAAAATTTATGGAAAGGCACATGGCATTTTATAACACGGAACCCCATTTCGGAGGCATTGTCAACGGTATGGTCATCGCTATGGAAGAAGAGCGTGCCAATGGGGCGGAGATCACGGATGATGCCATCAACAGCGTAAAGACCGGACTGATGGGGCCCATGGCCGGAATTGGAGATACGTTATGGCAGGGAACACTGACACCAATTCTGCTGGCTGTGGGGATCAGCATCGCATCCGGCGGAAATGTCATGGGAGCGGTGGCCTTCTCAGCCCTGATGGCTGCGATCATGCTTCCCATCGCCTACTTTATGTACATGAGGGGATATAAAACAGGAAAGACCGGAGTGGAGGCGATCTTGAGCGGAGGAAAGATGAAACAGCTGATCTCGGCGGCGTCCATCATGGGTGCGACTGTTCTTGGTTCCCTGACAGCAAACTATGTCAGTGCCGCATCTACTATGAAGATCAAGGTAGGCGCTACCAAACTGGCACTGCAGGCCGATGTGCTGGATAAGCTTCTCAAGGGAATGCTGCCTTTGGGAATCACATTATTGACGTTATATCTGCTGAAAGACAAGAAGATGAAATCAACAACCGTTATGCTGATCCTTGCAGTATTGGGGGCAGTGTTAGGACTTACTGGGATCTTAGGATAA
- a CDS encoding zinc-dependent alcohol dehydrogenase, translating to MAETMKTAVFRDIRQIELEICEKPKASGNKILVKIDASAICTWEQRVYTGVNKVEFPFIGGHEIAGHIVEMGEDVDHTEWAIGDKVVIGATLPCRNCYYCKTGNEQSCEHFNHSAHLEGLPYHGMGGLSEYMLAAPECLFKYDNVEPEQAAVIEPVSCVVHSVETADVQLGDTVLIIGCGIMGLLHTAICAKQGAAVIVSDVNEERTALAKELGAKFTVNPAKENLSERVKEITGGRKAQVIFDTTPISSVVEDAFACVGNTGKIVLYSSIHPAEPVPFDPNWVHGKSIQILGTANSNSRDFMRAAQMVSSGVLDLKPFVSEIYEAKDIKTAFESAIQGDKFRVVVKF from the coding sequence ATGGCTGAGACAATGAAGACGGCAGTGTTTAGGGATATCAGGCAGATTGAACTGGAGATATGTGAGAAACCAAAGGCATCAGGAAATAAAATTCTTGTTAAGATTGATGCTTCTGCGATTTGTACATGGGAACAGAGGGTTTATACCGGGGTGAATAAAGTAGAATTTCCGTTCATCGGAGGACACGAGATAGCTGGGCATATCGTGGAGATGGGGGAAGACGTAGATCATACAGAGTGGGCCATTGGAGACAAGGTGGTCATAGGAGCCACACTTCCATGCCGCAACTGCTACTACTGTAAGACTGGAAATGAGCAGAGCTGTGAACATTTTAATCACAGTGCTCATTTGGAAGGCTTGCCGTACCACGGAATGGGCGGATTGAGCGAATATATGCTTGCGGCTCCCGAATGCCTGTTTAAATACGACAATGTGGAGCCGGAGCAGGCCGCAGTGATCGAACCGGTTTCCTGCGTTGTCCACAGTGTGGAGACAGCAGATGTACAGTTGGGAGACACAGTCCTTATCATTGGATGCGGAATTATGGGACTGCTCCACACGGCAATCTGTGCCAAACAGGGAGCGGCAGTTATTGTATCTGACGTAAACGAAGAACGGACGGCCCTGGCAAAGGAGCTGGGGGCCAAGTTTACAGTTAATCCGGCAAAAGAGAATCTTTCCGAGCGTGTAAAGGAGATTACAGGAGGAAGGAAAGCCCAGGTGATCTTTGATACCACGCCGATTTCTTCCGTGGTGGAGGATGCGTTTGCGTGTGTCGGAAATACAGGAAAGATCGTGTTGTACAGTTCCATCCATCCGGCCGAGCCCGTGCCGTTTGATCCCAACTGGGTCCACGGAAAATCCATTCAGATTTTGGGAACAGCAAACTCCAACAGCCGTGATTTTATGAGGGCAGCCCAGATGGTGTCCTCAGGAGTTTTAGACCTGAAGCCATTTGTCAGTGAGATCTATGAAGCAAAAGATATCAAAACTGCATTTGAGTCGGCAATTCAGGGAGATAAATTCAGGGTTGTTGTAAAGTTTTAA
- a CDS encoding DeoR/GlpR family DNA-binding transcription regulator, with protein MKQKERQLKILNLLDEEKEVSVEDLAQKFNVSASTIRRELNSMNQLGLIIRTHGGALVQVNKNDEILDHTKRRYHNYHEKMEIAKKAASYIGDDDFVFLHSSSITDLMPPFITSRNITVATNSLNIARSLKDSDDCQLILLGGIYYKYAEAIEGMMTVDQIRSMHFQKAFLGANGVDLQMGFSTITEFELSSKVATIDASDETFFLCEHQKFDRKSAFQIVPLDCVDHIITDSKAASDLYDKYISACHIIVSGNKKN; from the coding sequence ATGAAACAGAAAGAAAGGCAGCTTAAGATACTGAATCTGTTGGATGAGGAGAAGGAGGTTTCTGTGGAGGATCTTGCCCAGAAATTTAATGTCTCAGCTTCCACCATACGGAGGGAATTAAACAGTATGAACCAGTTGGGGCTTATTATACGGACCCACGGAGGAGCTCTGGTGCAGGTAAATAAAAACGATGAGATCCTGGATCACACAAAGCGGAGGTACCACAACTATCATGAGAAAATGGAGATCGCCAAGAAAGCGGCTTCTTATATCGGAGATGATGACTTTGTCTTTCTGCACAGCAGCTCCATCACGGATCTGATGCCGCCTTTCATAACCAGCAGGAATATCACGGTGGCCACCAACTCACTGAATATTGCCAGGAGCCTGAAAGACAGTGATGACTGCCAGCTGATCCTTTTAGGCGGGATCTATTATAAATATGCAGAAGCCATCGAGGGGATGATGACCGTGGACCAGATCCGTTCCATGCATTTTCAAAAGGCCTTTCTGGGAGCCAACGGAGTGGACCTTCAAATGGGCTTTTCCACCATAACGGAGTTTGAACTGAGCAGCAAGGTGGCGACCATTGATGCGTCTGACGAAACCTTCTTTTTGTGTGAACATCAGAAGTTTGACAGAAAGTCAGCCTTTCAGATCGTGCCCTTGGACTGCGTGGACCACATTATAACAGATTCGAAAGCGGCCAGTGATCTATATGATAAATATATCTCTGCCTGCCATATCATTGTATCCGGCAACAAAAAGAATTGA
- a CDS encoding class II fructose-bisphosphate aldolase, producing the protein MLVNSKSMLNKARDLRYAVPATDVFNLESLKGVLNAAKECDCPLIIALAEVHVETLPLKECALLVKYFASNMDQDIVLHLDHGFTPSLVKQAIDCGFTSVMYDGSSLPFEENVKATKEIVEYAKKHNVTVEAEIGHVGSEAAGSNEVKECEGEDSSKLTTVEEAVSFAEATGVDSLAVSIGTAHGNYVGTPKLDFDRLKDIREHIGIPLVLHGGSGTGYENLNKAVSLGISKVNIYTDLMNAAKSAYENQIDKTDYFELCAVSQKAITEKLKEYYEVFMTKKSRE; encoded by the coding sequence ATGTTAGTAAACAGTAAAAGTATGTTAAATAAGGCAAGGGACCTGCGGTATGCGGTTCCGGCAACCGATGTATTTAACCTGGAATCTTTAAAAGGTGTATTGAACGCGGCAAAAGAATGTGACTGCCCGCTGATCATTGCACTGGCAGAGGTACATGTAGAAACCCTGCCGCTTAAAGAGTGTGCACTGCTTGTGAAATATTTTGCATCCAACATGGATCAGGATATTGTTCTGCACCTGGATCATGGATTTACGCCGTCTCTGGTCAAACAGGCCATTGACTGCGGTTTTACGTCCGTCATGTATGACGGGTCAAGCCTTCCTTTTGAGGAAAATGTAAAGGCTACAAAAGAGATCGTGGAATACGCAAAGAAGCACAACGTAACTGTGGAGGCCGAGATCGGACATGTGGGATCAGAAGCCGCAGGTTCCAATGAAGTAAAGGAATGTGAAGGAGAGGATTCCTCAAAATTGACAACCGTGGAGGAAGCGGTATCTTTTGCCGAGGCCACAGGGGTGGATTCATTGGCCGTATCCATCGGCACAGCCCATGGAAATTATGTGGGAACACCGAAATTGGACTTTGACAGGCTGAAGGATATCAGGGAACACATCGGTATCCCGCTGGTGCTGCACGGAGGCTCCGGTACCGGCTATGAGAATCTGAACAAAGCGGTTTCTCTAGGGATCAGTAAGGTGAATATTTACACAGATTTAATGAATGCGGCCAAAAGCGCATATGAAAATCAAATCGACAAAACAGATTACTTTGAATTGTGCGCGGTCTCCCAGAAAGCGATCACAGAGAAGCTCAAAGAGTACTATGAAGTGTTCATGACAAAGAAAAGCCGTGAATAA